A single genomic interval of Notolabrus celidotus isolate fNotCel1 chromosome 13, fNotCel1.pri, whole genome shotgun sequence harbors:
- the LOC117823906 gene encoding clathrin coat assembly protein AP180-like: MSGQTLTDRIAAAQYQLTGSDMARAVCKATTHEVMAPKKKHLEYLVSATNTTNVNIPQMADTLFERATNASWVVVFKALVTTHHMCVHGNERFIQYLASRTSLFNLSNFIDKTGAHGYDMSTFIRRYGRYLNEKAFAYRQMAFDFTRVKKGAEGVMRTMTTEKLLKGMPVLQTQIDTLLEFDVHPKELNNGIINGAFMLLFKDLVKLFASYNDGIINLLEKYFKMKKSDCKEALEIYKRFLTRVTKIGEFMKLSETVGVDKNDIPDINYAPSSILESLETHMNGLEDVKGGKKGEGSPTKGSPTNNVSPTSTPSKSSNAVPTLQPPPGEAAAAAAAPEPAEDSLLDLDPLSSSGPSGGTSAAPTSWGDLLGSEMGDSLLSEPTLTAETAPSPAATPTPAAAEAGVSLAPPTSTAAATSPAVANMDLLGDTFSTPAPATEAPAAAAEGGAATTPAPATNAGADPFASSDGSTDVTSPGLDLFSMMTAENNNPGSTLDACFSSAMPSPSPSPSPFLTSITITTTATISAPISPGATSPATDLFSADVFSSPAPILSSATPPKLDTGAIMNLFGESTGGDAPAAAAAAPTPAAAPGAELMSVFDGLGDVMKPTLTPQGGDVDTSMANMASNLTMGTPAAPQVAPPCWGAPMTVPMGVPPFMGTYPSFSMPGAPGAPMMPMARPGFPAPGATPGAPMSPGAAQSPRKPPPPRNALDDLNIKDFM, from the exons ATGTCGGGGCAAACGCTCACGGATCGCATTGCCGCTGCGCAATACCAGCTAACGGGATCAGATATGGCCCGAGCTGTGTGCAAAGCCACCACTCATGAAGTGATGGCGCCCAAGAAAAAGCACCTGGAGT ACCTCGTGTCGGCCACCAACACCACCAATGTGAACATCCCTCAGATGGCTGACACGCTGTTCGAGCGAGCCACCAACGCTAGCTGGGTGGTCGTCTTCAAGGCCCTCGTCACCACTCATCACATGTGTGTCCACGGCAACGAG aGGTTTATTCAGTATTTGGCTTCCAGGACCTCCCTGTTCAACCTCAGCAATTTTATTGACAAAACCGGCGCCCACG GTTATGACATGTCGACATTCATCAGACGGTATGGACGATACCTGAACGAGAAAGCCTTTGCATACCGCCAGATGGCTTTTGATTTCACCAGAGTCAAGAAAGG tgCTGAAGGTGTGATGAGGACTATGACCACTGAGAAGCTGTTGAAAGGCATGCCTGTCCTGCAGACTCAGATTGACACACTCCTGGAGTTTGAT GTTCATCCTAAGGAACTGAACAACGGGATCATCAACGGTGCATTTATGCTTCTCTTCAAGGACCTGGTCAAACTATTTGCATCCTACAATGACGGAATCATCAACCTATTAG AGAAATATTTCAAGATGAAGAAGAGTGACTGTAAGGAGGCCTTGGAGATCTACAAGAGGTTCCTGACCAGGGTGACAAAGATCGGAGAATTCATGAAACTGTCTGAG ACGGTCGGAGTTGACAAAAACGACATTCCTGACATCAACTAT gcTCCCAGCAGCATCCTGGAGAGTCTGGAAACACACATGAACGGACTGGAAGATGTAAAGGGTGGAAAGAAGGG TGAAGG GTCTCCAACAAAG GGCTCTCCAACAAACAACGTGTCTCCAACATCGACCCCGTCCAAATCTTCAAACGCTGTTCCCACACTGCAGCCTCCTCCTggggaggctgctgctgctgctgctgctccagagCCAGCTGAAGA TTCCTTGTTGGACCTGGACCCACTGTCCTCCTCGGGTCCCTCAGGAGGAACATCAGCTGCTCCCACGTCTTGGGGAG ATCTTCTTGGATCAG AAATGGGCGATTCCTTGCTATCTGAACCCACCCTCACAGCAGAGACCGCCCCCTCCCCTGCAGCAACACCCACTCCTGCAGCGGCTGAAGCTGGAGTCTCTCTAGCTCCTCCCACTAGCACAGCAGCCGCCACTTCCCCTGCCGTGGCCAATATGGATCTGTTGGGAG ATACCTTTTCAACACCCGCTCCTGCCACTGAGGCTCCTGCAGCCGCCGCTGAAGGTGGGGCCGCCACTACGCCCGCCCCTGCCACTAACGCTGGAGCTG ACCCCTTTGCTTCCTCGGACGGTAGCACTGATGTGACGTCTCCTGGTCTAGACCTTTTCAGCATGATGACAGCGGAGAATAATAACCCCGGTAGCACCCTGGATGCCTGTTTTAGCTCTGCGAtgccctccccctccccttccccATCACCATTTCTCACCTCCATTACCATCACCACCACCGCAACTATCTCAGCTCCCATATCCCCCGGTGCCACCAGCCCTGCGACCGACCTTTTCAGCG CAGATGTGTTCAGCTCCCCTGCCCCCATCCTCTCCTCAGCAACCCCACCCAAACTTGACACGGGAGCCATCATGAACCTGTTTGGTG AGTCTACAGGAGGAGATGccccagctgctgctgctgctgctcccacTCCCGCTGCTGCCCCTGGTGCCGAACTCATGTCAG TATTTGATGGATTAGGAGATGTAATGAAGCCCACTTTGACCCCTCAGGGGGGAGATGTTGACACCTCCATGGCTAACATGGCGAGTA atCTCACAATGGGAACCCCAGCGGCTCCTCAGGTAGCTCCCCCATGTTGGGGTGCTCCCATG ACCGTACCAATGGGTGTCCCTCCTTTTATGGGGACTTACCCCAGCTTCAGCATG CCTGGGGCACCAGGAGCTCCCATGATGCCGATGGCGAGACCAGGCTTCCCTGCGCCAGGAGCGACCCCTGGGGCACCG